The Frondihabitans australicus genome includes a region encoding these proteins:
- a CDS encoding acetolactate synthase large subunit, translating into MPPESSPLPTAPRTPRTSAPEVLTGSGAILRSLEKLGVTDVFGLPGGAIIPFYDELMASTTIRHILVRHEQGAGHAAEGYAAATGKVGVAIATSGPGATNLVTAIADAYMDSVPLLAITGQVFSTLMGTDAFQEADIVGITMPITKHSFLVTKPEDIPATLAAAYQIASTGRPGPVLVDITKDAQQNTAPFVWPESVDLPGYRPITKAHGKQITAAAQLIAEAKKPIFYVGGGVIRAGASKELRTLVEATGAPVVTTLMARGAFPDTHPQHLGMPGMHGTVPAVLGLQESDLIIALGARFDDRVTGKAELFAPEAKVVHVDIDPAEISKIRIADVPIVGDAREVILDLISAFGDITGSAKADLDAWWARLTQLRAEFPLGYAEPDDGLLSPQKVIQRIGQLTGPEGVFVAGVGQHQMWAAQFIEYERPHAWLNSGGAGTMGYSVPAAMGAKVGEPDRVVWAIDGDGCFQMTNQELATCVINNIPIKVAIINNSSLGMVRQWQTLFYDGRHSFTDLNTGHETIMVPDFVKLADAYGALGIRVRTEDEVDDAIKLALETNDRPVVIDFVVSRDAMVWPMVPQGVSNSLIQHARELAPSWDDEKPDAPDASRQSGADK; encoded by the coding sequence ATGCCTCCAGAATCAAGCCCCCTGCCCACCGCCCCGCGCACCCCGCGCACGAGTGCGCCCGAAGTCCTCACGGGCTCCGGCGCGATCCTGCGCTCCCTCGAGAAGCTCGGCGTCACCGACGTCTTCGGTCTGCCCGGCGGCGCCATCATCCCGTTCTACGACGAGCTGATGGCCTCGACGACGATCCGCCACATCCTGGTCCGCCACGAGCAGGGCGCCGGCCACGCCGCCGAGGGCTACGCCGCGGCTACCGGCAAGGTCGGCGTCGCGATCGCGACCTCGGGCCCAGGAGCAACGAATCTCGTCACGGCGATCGCCGACGCGTACATGGACAGCGTGCCGCTCCTCGCCATCACGGGTCAGGTGTTCTCGACGCTCATGGGCACCGACGCGTTCCAGGAGGCCGACATCGTCGGCATCACGATGCCGATCACGAAGCACTCGTTCCTCGTGACGAAGCCGGAAGACATCCCGGCGACCCTCGCGGCGGCGTACCAGATCGCGTCGACCGGTCGCCCCGGCCCGGTGCTCGTCGACATCACCAAGGACGCCCAGCAGAACACCGCGCCGTTCGTCTGGCCCGAGTCGGTCGACCTGCCCGGCTACCGCCCGATCACGAAGGCGCACGGCAAGCAGATCACCGCGGCCGCACAGCTCATCGCCGAGGCGAAGAAGCCGATCTTCTACGTCGGCGGCGGCGTCATCCGCGCCGGCGCGTCGAAAGAGCTCCGCACGCTCGTCGAGGCGACCGGCGCCCCCGTCGTGACCACCCTGATGGCACGCGGCGCGTTCCCCGACACCCACCCGCAGCACCTCGGCATGCCCGGCATGCACGGCACCGTGCCCGCGGTGCTCGGTCTGCAGGAGAGCGACCTCATCATCGCGCTCGGCGCCCGGTTCGACGACCGCGTGACCGGCAAGGCCGAGCTCTTCGCGCCCGAGGCGAAGGTCGTGCACGTCGACATCGACCCGGCCGAGATCTCGAAGATCCGCATCGCCGACGTTCCGATCGTGGGCGACGCCCGGGAGGTGATCCTGGACCTCATCTCCGCCTTCGGCGACATCACCGGTTCAGCGAAGGCCGATCTCGACGCCTGGTGGGCCCGCCTCACGCAGCTGCGCGCCGAGTTCCCGCTCGGGTACGCCGAGCCCGACGACGGTCTGCTCAGCCCCCAGAAGGTGATCCAGCGGATCGGCCAGCTGACCGGGCCCGAGGGCGTCTTCGTCGCGGGCGTCGGCCAGCACCAGATGTGGGCGGCGCAGTTCATCGAGTACGAGCGTCCGCACGCCTGGCTGAACTCCGGCGGCGCCGGCACCATGGGCTACTCCGTGCCCGCCGCCATGGGCGCGAAGGTCGGCGAGCCCGACCGCGTGGTCTGGGCCATCGACGGCGACGGGTGCTTCCAGATGACCAACCAGGAGCTCGCGACCTGCGTCATCAACAACATCCCGATCAAGGTCGCGATCATCAACAACTCGTCGCTCGGCATGGTGCGCCAGTGGCAGACCCTCTTCTACGACGGCCGCCACTCGTTCACCGACCTCAACACCGGTCACGAGACGATCATGGTGCCCGACTTCGTCAAGCTGGCCGACGCCTACGGAGCCCTCGGAATCCGCGTGCGCACCGAAGACGAGGTCGACGACGCGATCAAGCTCGCCCTCGAGACCAACGACCGACCGGTCGTCATCGACTTCGTCGTCTCGCGCGACGCGATGGTCTGGCCGATGGTGCCGCAGGGCGTGTCGAACTCCCTCATCCAGCACGCCCGCGAGCTCGCCCCCTCGTGGGACGACGAGAAGCCCGATGCCCCGGACGCATCCCGCCAGTCAGGAGCCGACAAGTGA
- a CDS encoding mannitol-1-phosphate 5-dehydrogenase encodes MASSKKAIHFGAGNIGRGFVGQVLHQSGYEVVFADVNAELVRALRAAGAYSVHAVGDDETVTREVTGFRSIDNGRQADEIAAEISTAVIVTTSVGPRILPSLAPAIARGLAERDPDLPPLLVIACETAIAASDTLAAFVRGVYPGDLEATAAVFANCAIDRIVPEQSPGLDVTIESFAEWIVERAALDGRLDTPSLDGVRWVDDLSPFIDRKLFTVNTAHATAAYYGWARGLHSVREALDDPEVFVEVLGVLAETKALLVAKYGFDAEEQQAYIDQILRRISNPHLPDTTGRVGRNPLSKLSRHERLVGPAAQLAERGMPCEFLVRAVRAALDFDVPDDVESRELQSILGSGASDELLTETLTGVFPGHPLYEPLRAVIADKTAALRRDAPARAPRGGRVGV; translated from the coding sequence ATGGCATCGAGCAAGAAGGCGATCCACTTCGGCGCCGGCAACATCGGCCGCGGCTTCGTGGGGCAGGTCCTCCACCAGTCGGGCTACGAGGTCGTGTTCGCCGACGTCAACGCCGAGCTCGTCCGCGCTCTCCGGGCCGCCGGGGCCTACTCCGTCCACGCCGTCGGCGACGACGAGACCGTCACGCGAGAGGTCACCGGGTTCCGCTCGATCGACAACGGCAGGCAGGCCGATGAGATCGCAGCCGAGATCTCGACGGCCGTCATCGTCACGACCTCGGTGGGGCCCAGGATCCTGCCCTCGCTCGCCCCCGCGATCGCTCGAGGGCTCGCCGAACGCGACCCCGACCTGCCGCCCCTGCTCGTCATCGCCTGCGAGACCGCCATCGCCGCCAGCGACACCCTCGCCGCGTTCGTGCGCGGCGTCTACCCCGGCGACCTCGAGGCCACCGCCGCCGTCTTCGCCAACTGCGCGATCGACCGCATCGTGCCCGAGCAGTCGCCGGGCCTCGACGTCACCATCGAGTCGTTCGCCGAGTGGATCGTCGAGCGCGCGGCCCTCGACGGCCGGCTCGACACCCCCTCGCTCGACGGCGTCCGCTGGGTCGACGACCTCTCGCCGTTCATCGACCGCAAGCTCTTCACGGTCAACACCGCCCACGCCACGGCCGCGTACTACGGCTGGGCGCGCGGCCTCCACAGCGTACGCGAGGCGCTCGACGACCCGGAGGTCTTCGTCGAGGTGCTCGGCGTCCTCGCCGAGACGAAGGCGCTGCTCGTGGCGAAGTACGGGTTCGACGCCGAGGAGCAGCAGGCGTACATCGATCAGATCCTGCGCCGCATCTCGAACCCCCACCTGCCCGACACCACCGGTCGCGTCGGCCGCAATCCGCTGAGCAAACTGTCGCGGCACGAGCGTCTCGTCGGCCCGGCCGCTCAGCTGGCCGAGCGCGGGATGCCGTGCGAGTTCCTCGTCCGCGCCGTGCGGGCCGCGCTCGACTTCGACGTGCCGGACGACGTCGAGAGTCGCGAGCTGCAGTCGATCCTCGGTTCGGGCGCGTCGGACGAACTGCTGACCGAGACGCTGACCGGCGTGTTCCCGGGGCACCCTCTCTACGAGCCCCTGCGCGCCGTCATCGCCGACAAGACCGCCGCCCTCCGTCGGGACGCCCCGGCCCGCGCCCCGCGCGGCGGCCGGGTCGGCGTATGA
- the ilvD gene encoding dihydroxy-acid dehydratase: MSSQLNEFGVDVKPRSRDVTDGVEATTSRGMLRAVGMGDEDWQKPQIGIASSWNEITPCNLSLDRLAQGAKEGVHSGGGYPLQFGTVSVSDGIAMGHEGMHFSLVSREVIADSVETVMMAERLDGSVLLAGCDKSLPGMLMAAARLDLASVFLYAGSVAPGWVKLSDGTEKNVTIIDSFEAVGAAKAGTISDEDLHAIECAIVPGEGACGGMYTANTMASVAEALGMSLPGSASPPSADRRRDYYAHRSGEAVVNMLKHGITARQILTKKAFENAIAVAMAFGGSTNVVLHLLAIAYEAEVDLTIDDFNRIGDKVPHIGDLKPFGKYVMNDVDRQGGVPVVMKALLDAGLIHGDCLTVTGKTVAENLADIKPKPLDGEVLRTLDDPIHPTGGLTILSGSLAPEGAVVKTAGFDAEVFEGPAHVFERERQAMDALTDGLIKAGEVVIIRYEGPKGGPGMREMLAITAAIKGAGLGKDVLLLTDGRFSGGTTGLCIGHIAPEAVDAGPIAFVRDGDLIRVDIAARSLDLLVDPAELEARRNGWAPLPPVYTRGVLAKYTRQVKSAAEGAVTY; the protein is encoded by the coding sequence ATGTCTTCACAACTCAACGAGTTCGGAGTCGATGTCAAGCCTCGCAGCCGAGACGTGACGGACGGCGTCGAAGCCACCACTTCCCGCGGCATGCTCCGCGCCGTCGGCATGGGCGACGAAGACTGGCAGAAGCCCCAGATCGGCATCGCCTCGTCGTGGAACGAGATCACCCCCTGCAACCTCTCGCTCGACCGCCTCGCGCAGGGTGCCAAAGAGGGCGTCCACTCGGGCGGCGGCTACCCGCTTCAGTTCGGCACCGTCTCGGTCTCCGACGGCATCGCGATGGGCCACGAGGGCATGCACTTCTCGCTCGTCTCGCGCGAGGTCATCGCCGACAGCGTCGAGACCGTCATGATGGCCGAGCGCCTCGACGGCTCGGTCCTGCTCGCCGGCTGCGACAAGTCGCTCCCGGGCATGCTGATGGCCGCGGCCCGCCTCGACCTCGCGAGCGTGTTCCTGTACGCCGGGTCCGTCGCTCCCGGCTGGGTCAAGCTGTCCGACGGCACCGAGAAGAACGTCACGATCATCGACTCGTTCGAGGCGGTCGGCGCGGCGAAGGCCGGCACGATCAGCGACGAAGACCTGCACGCGATCGAGTGCGCGATCGTCCCGGGCGAAGGCGCCTGCGGCGGCATGTACACGGCCAACACGATGGCCTCCGTCGCCGAGGCCCTCGGCATGAGCCTGCCCGGCTCGGCGTCGCCGCCGTCGGCGGACCGCCGCCGCGACTACTACGCCCACCGGTCGGGCGAGGCCGTCGTGAACATGCTCAAGCACGGGATCACCGCCCGCCAGATCCTGACGAAGAAGGCGTTCGAGAACGCCATCGCCGTCGCCATGGCTTTCGGCGGCTCGACCAACGTCGTGCTGCACCTGCTCGCGATCGCCTACGAGGCCGAGGTCGACCTCACGATCGACGACTTCAACCGCATCGGCGACAAGGTGCCGCACATCGGCGACCTCAAGCCGTTCGGCAAGTACGTCATGAACGACGTCGACCGCCAGGGCGGCGTGCCCGTCGTGATGAAGGCGCTGCTCGACGCAGGGCTCATCCACGGCGACTGCCTCACCGTCACCGGCAAGACCGTCGCCGAGAACCTCGCCGACATCAAGCCGAAGCCGCTCGACGGCGAGGTGCTGCGCACGCTCGACGACCCGATCCACCCCACCGGTGGCCTCACGATCCTGTCGGGTTCCCTGGCTCCCGAGGGTGCCGTGGTGAAGACCGCGGGCTTCGACGCCGAGGTGTTCGAGGGCCCCGCCCACGTGTTCGAGCGCGAGCGCCAGGCGATGGACGCCCTCACAGACGGCCTCATCAAGGCCGGCGAGGTCGTCATCATCCGCTACGAGGGCCCCAAGGGCGGCCCCGGCATGCGCGAGATGCTCGCGATCACCGCCGCCATCAAGGGCGCGGGGCTGGGCAAAGATGTACTACTCTTGACAGACGGACGATTCTCAGGCGGCACAACCGGCCTGTGCATCGGCCACATAGCACCCGAAGCGGTCGACGCAGGTCCGATCGCCTTCGTGCGCGATGGTGATCTGATTCGGGTCGATATCGCTGCTCGCTCGCTCGACCTACTCGTCGACCCGGCTGAGCTGGAAGCCCGCCGCAACGGCTGGGCACCGCTTCCTCCCGTCTACACCCGCGGGGTCCTGGCCAAGTACACCCGCCAGGTCAAGTCCGCCGCCGAGGGCGCCGTCACCTACTGA
- a CDS encoding DinB family protein — MDEKTTLHDYLRQARAGLAGKIDGLGEYDAHRPLTPTGTNLLGLIKHVASVQLEYLGVVFGRPSGVAAPWDLPGGLEDDDMWARGDETVADVLELHRLSAEHADATIEALPLDAVGEVPWWEEGQRSVTLHRILVHLIAETARHAGHADILREQIDGEVGRRPGDGNIPGRTTVEWADYRARIEEAAVEAGRRDFRDTP; from the coding sequence ATGGACGAGAAGACGACTCTGCACGACTACCTCCGGCAAGCCCGAGCCGGCCTCGCCGGGAAGATCGACGGGCTCGGCGAGTACGACGCGCATCGACCGCTGACGCCGACGGGAACCAACCTGCTCGGGCTGATCAAGCACGTCGCGAGCGTGCAGCTGGAGTACCTCGGGGTCGTCTTCGGGCGCCCGTCCGGCGTGGCCGCTCCGTGGGACCTCCCCGGCGGCCTGGAGGACGACGACATGTGGGCCAGGGGCGACGAGACGGTCGCCGACGTGCTCGAGCTCCATCGGCTGTCGGCGGAGCACGCCGACGCCACGATCGAAGCGCTGCCGCTCGACGCGGTGGGCGAGGTGCCGTGGTGGGAGGAGGGGCAGCGGTCGGTCACGCTTCACCGGATCCTGGTGCACCTGATCGCCGAGACCGCGCGGCATGCCGGTCACGCCGACATCCTCCGCGAGCAGATCGACGGCGAGGTCGGGCGACGGCCGGGCGACGGCAACATCCCCGGTCGCACGACGGTCGAGTGGGCCGACTACCGGGCGAGGATCGAGGAGGCGGCGGTCGAGGCGGGTCGCCGCGATTTCAGAGACACGCCCTAG
- a CDS encoding fructosamine kinase family protein — MPTFVKTRAEAPPGFFEAEAAGLAWLGEATASGGARIVGVESVAPGRIVLDAVREVRPSAEAARAFGTALAATHAAGASAFGAPPDGFGGPCFIGKRPLATRPRGSWGAFYGAQRVEPYADVALSAGSIDVGERRVVQEACERIASGALDDGEAPARLHGDLWNGNVLFGEGGVVLIDPAAHGGHRETDLAMLQLFGCPYLDEVLAAYDVAAPLRAGWEERVPMHQLHPLAVHAAGYGRSYGIALVRAARATLALP, encoded by the coding sequence ATGCCGACCTTCGTCAAGACGCGCGCCGAAGCCCCGCCCGGCTTCTTCGAGGCCGAGGCCGCTGGGCTCGCGTGGCTCGGCGAGGCCACCGCGTCCGGTGGCGCGCGGATCGTCGGCGTCGAGAGCGTCGCCCCGGGGCGCATCGTGCTCGACGCGGTGCGCGAGGTGCGGCCGTCCGCCGAGGCGGCGCGAGCCTTCGGCACGGCGCTGGCGGCGACGCACGCGGCGGGGGCGAGCGCGTTCGGCGCACCTCCCGACGGATTCGGGGGGCCGTGCTTCATCGGGAAGCGTCCGCTGGCGACCCGGCCCCGCGGCTCCTGGGGCGCCTTCTACGGCGCGCAGCGCGTCGAGCCGTATGCCGACGTGGCGCTCTCGGCCGGGAGCATCGACGTGGGGGAGCGACGCGTCGTCCAGGAGGCGTGCGAGCGGATCGCGTCGGGCGCGCTCGACGACGGCGAGGCGCCCGCGCGGCTCCACGGCGACCTGTGGAACGGCAACGTGCTGTTCGGCGAGGGTGGCGTCGTGCTCATCGATCCTGCGGCTCACGGAGGGCACCGCGAGACCGACCTGGCGATGCTGCAGCTCTTCGGCTGCCCGTACCTCGACGAGGTGCTCGCCGCGTACGACGTCGCCGCGCCCCTGCGCGCCGGGTGGGAGGAGCGGGTGCCGATGCACCAGCTGCACCCGCTGGCGGTGCACGCGGCGGGCTATGGCAGGAGCTACGGCATCGCCCTCGTGCGGGCCGCCCGGGCGACGCTCGCGCTGCCGTGA
- the otsB gene encoding trehalose-phosphatase has protein sequence MSDQAAETAMADALGLIATTPHLLVALDFDGTLSPTVDRPQEARALPDAQDAVLRLAAMPHTSVALVSGRSLESLAHVGQVPDSVLLVGSHGVEYRVDGASDVALTDDEKATRETIHRVLDEVAGSFENVHVEEKPAGFALHTRLANGDDTAAAERLAQERVASSTTGVTERSGKDVLEFSVRSATKGDAVRRLRSITGATAVLFAGDDVTDEDGFTALGAGDFGLKVGAGETAAAFRVDGPPEVAHLLDDLAELRAHLGRA, from the coding sequence GTGAGCGACCAGGCCGCCGAGACGGCGATGGCCGACGCCCTCGGCCTCATCGCGACCACCCCGCACCTGCTCGTCGCCCTCGACTTCGACGGCACGCTGTCGCCGACGGTCGACAGGCCGCAGGAGGCGCGAGCCCTGCCCGACGCGCAAGACGCAGTGCTGCGCCTCGCGGCCATGCCCCACACGTCGGTCGCCCTCGTCTCGGGGCGCTCGCTCGAGAGCCTCGCTCACGTGGGCCAGGTGCCCGACAGCGTGCTGCTCGTCGGCTCGCACGGCGTCGAGTACCGGGTCGACGGAGCTTCCGACGTGGCCCTGACCGACGACGAGAAGGCTACGCGCGAGACGATCCACCGGGTCCTCGACGAGGTCGCCGGCTCGTTCGAGAACGTGCACGTCGAAGAGAAGCCGGCCGGCTTCGCGCTCCACACGCGACTCGCGAACGGCGACGACACCGCGGCCGCCGAGCGGCTCGCCCAGGAGCGCGTCGCGTCGTCGACGACCGGCGTGACCGAACGCAGCGGCAAGGACGTCCTCGAGTTCTCGGTGCGATCGGCCACGAAGGGCGACGCGGTCCGCCGCCTCCGCTCGATCACCGGCGCGACCGCGGTGCTCTTCGCCGGCGACGACGTCACCGACGAAGACGGCTTCACGGCGCTCGGCGCGGGCGACTTCGGGCTCAAGGTCGGCGCGGGCGAGACCGCGGCGGCATTCCGCGTCGACGGCCCGCCCGAGGTGGCGCACCTGCTCGACGACCTCGCGGAGCTCCGCGCGCACCTCGGTCGCGCCTAG
- a CDS encoding alpha,alpha-trehalose-phosphate synthase (UDP-forming) — protein MADSDHIQHETYGFVVVSNRLPVDHTLDENGELKWEHSPGGLVTALEPVMRANDGAWVGWAGQPDLEVEPFENEGINIVPVPLSAEEVQRYYEGFSNDTLWPLYHDVISAPTYHRVWWEAYVKVNRRFAERAASVSEQGAVVWVQDYQLQLVPKMLRELRPDLTIGFFNHIPFPPLGIFSQLPWRESVLEGLLGADVIGFQRADDASNFSRSVRHLLGYATTRPYIDVPVDDDTASVSPVPVPSHERRGRRVRRVLAKQFPISIDSRGYEELARDPAIQARAREIREGLGNPKTVILGVDRLDYTKGIRHRMKAFGELLADGRLSVEDATLVQVASPSRERVEAYMDLRDEIELTVGRINGDYATMSHTAISYHHHGYPREEMVALYLAADIMLVTALRDGMNLVAKEYVAVRHDNDGVLILSEFAGAADELRSALLVNPHDIASLKNTIMRAIEMPRRDRVTRMRALRRRVLDNDVAKWSASFLRALSEVRPGHRIAAPGTGEPAA, from the coding sequence ATGGCCGATTCCGACCACATCCAGCACGAGACCTACGGCTTCGTCGTCGTCTCCAACCGCCTCCCGGTCGACCACACGCTCGACGAGAACGGCGAGCTGAAGTGGGAGCATTCACCCGGTGGCCTCGTCACCGCGCTCGAGCCGGTCATGCGGGCCAACGACGGCGCCTGGGTGGGCTGGGCCGGTCAGCCCGACCTCGAGGTCGAGCCGTTCGAGAACGAGGGCATCAACATCGTGCCCGTGCCGCTCAGCGCCGAAGAGGTGCAGCGGTACTACGAGGGCTTCTCGAACGACACGCTCTGGCCGCTCTACCACGACGTGATCTCGGCCCCGACGTACCACCGCGTGTGGTGGGAGGCCTACGTTAAGGTGAATCGCCGGTTCGCCGAGCGCGCCGCGTCGGTCTCCGAGCAGGGCGCGGTGGTGTGGGTGCAGGACTACCAGCTGCAACTCGTCCCGAAGATGCTGCGCGAGCTCCGCCCCGACCTCACGATCGGCTTCTTCAACCACATCCCGTTCCCCCCGCTCGGCATCTTCTCGCAGCTGCCGTGGCGCGAGTCAGTGCTCGAGGGGCTCCTCGGCGCCGACGTGATCGGCTTCCAGCGGGCCGACGACGCGTCGAACTTCTCGCGCTCGGTGCGACACCTGCTCGGCTACGCCACCACTCGGCCCTACATCGACGTGCCGGTGGACGACGACACGGCGTCGGTGTCGCCGGTACCCGTGCCGTCGCACGAGCGTCGCGGCCGCCGCGTCCGGCGCGTGCTGGCGAAGCAGTTCCCGATCTCGATCGACTCGCGCGGCTACGAGGAGCTCGCGCGCGACCCCGCGATCCAGGCCCGCGCCCGCGAGATCCGCGAGGGCCTCGGCAATCCGAAGACCGTGATCCTCGGCGTCGACCGCCTCGACTACACGAAGGGGATCCGGCACCGGATGAAGGCGTTCGGCGAGCTCCTCGCCGACGGTCGCCTCAGCGTCGAGGACGCGACGCTCGTGCAGGTCGCGTCGCCGAGCCGCGAGCGCGTCGAGGCGTACATGGACCTCCGCGACGAGATCGAGCTGACCGTCGGCCGCATCAACGGCGACTACGCCACGATGAGCCACACCGCGATCAGCTACCACCACCACGGCTACCCGCGCGAAGAGATGGTCGCGCTGTACCTCGCCGCCGACATCATGCTCGTCACCGCCCTCCGCGACGGCATGAACCTCGTGGCGAAAGAGTATGTCGCCGTGCGGCACGACAACGACGGCGTTCTGATCCTGAGCGAATTCGCCGGGGCGGCCGACGAGCTCCGCAGCGCCCTGCTGGTCAATCCGCACGACATCGCGAGCCTCAAGAACACGATCATGCGCGCGATCGAGATGCCGCGTCGTGACCGCGTCACCCGCATGCGGGCGCTCCGTCGCCGCGTGCTCGACAACGACGTGGCGAAGTGGTCGGCGTCGTTCCTCCGGGCGCTCTCCGAGGTCCGGCCTGGGCATCGCATCGCCGCGCCCGGCACGGGGGAGCCGGCGGCGTGA
- the ilvN gene encoding acetolactate synthase small subunit, whose amino-acid sequence MSHVLSLLVEDKPGLLTRVAGLFARRGFNIESLAVGKSELPGLSRITVVVDVEELPLEQVTKQLNKLINVIKIVELDYSQSVQREHMLIKVRVDNTSRSQVLEAVNLFRASVVDVSTDALVIEVTGDTGKTTALLKVLEPYGIKEISQSGLLAIGRGAKSITDRVFKN is encoded by the coding sequence GTGAGCCACGTCCTCTCCCTCCTGGTCGAAGACAAGCCGGGCCTCCTCACCCGCGTGGCCGGCCTCTTCGCGCGCCGCGGATTCAACATCGAGAGCCTCGCGGTCGGCAAGAGCGAGCTGCCCGGCCTCAGCCGGATCACCGTCGTGGTCGACGTCGAGGAGCTCCCGCTCGAGCAGGTCACGAAGCAGCTCAACAAGCTGATCAACGTGATCAAGATCGTCGAGCTCGACTACTCGCAGTCGGTGCAGCGCGAGCACATGCTGATCAAGGTGCGGGTCGACAACACGTCGCGATCGCAGGTGCTGGAGGCCGTGAACCTGTTCCGCGCGAGCGTCGTCGATGTCTCGACCGACGCCCTCGTGATCGAGGTCACCGGCGACACCGGCAAGACCACCGCGCTGCTGAAGGTCCTCGAGCCCTACGGCATCAAGGAGATCTCGCAGTCCGGCCTCCTCGCCATCGGGCGCGGAGCCAAGAGCATCACCGACCGGGTCTTCAAGAACTGA
- the ilvC gene encoding ketol-acid reductoisomerase, protein MTEIVYDNDADLSIIQGKKVAVIGYGSQGHAHALNLRDSGVEVVIGLKPDSKSRAKAEEAGFTVHTPADASKWADVIVILAPDQVQRLVYRDDIAPNLEDGNALVFGHGFNIRFGYIEAPTGVDVILVAPKGPGHTVRREYEAGRGVPVTVAVEVDASGAAWDLAWSYSKGIGGLRAGGIKTTFTEETETDLFGEQAVLCGGTSQLIQYGFETLTEAGYQPQIAYFEVLHELKLIVDLIWEGGLAKQRWSVSDTAEFGDYVSGPRVITPDVKENMKAVLADIQSGAFAKRFIDDQDAGAPEFLALRAKAEAHPIEATGKELRALFAWKQQDADYVDGHAAR, encoded by the coding sequence GTGACTGAAATCGTCTACGACAACGACGCCGACCTCTCGATCATCCAGGGCAAGAAGGTCGCCGTCATCGGCTACGGCTCGCAGGGCCACGCCCACGCGCTCAACCTCCGCGACTCCGGCGTCGAGGTCGTCATCGGCCTCAAGCCCGACTCGAAGAGCCGCGCCAAGGCCGAGGAGGCCGGCTTCACCGTGCACACGCCGGCCGACGCCTCGAAGTGGGCCGACGTCATCGTGATCCTCGCGCCCGACCAGGTGCAGCGTCTCGTCTACCGCGACGACATCGCCCCGAACCTCGAGGACGGCAACGCCCTCGTCTTCGGCCACGGCTTCAACATCCGCTTCGGCTACATCGAGGCCCCGACCGGCGTCGACGTGATCCTCGTCGCCCCCAAGGGCCCCGGCCACACCGTCCGTCGCGAGTACGAGGCCGGCCGCGGCGTCCCCGTCACCGTCGCCGTCGAGGTCGACGCGTCCGGTGCCGCATGGGACCTCGCCTGGTCGTACTCGAAGGGCATCGGCGGCCTCCGTGCCGGCGGCATCAAGACCACCTTCACCGAGGAGACCGAGACCGACCTGTTCGGCGAGCAGGCCGTGCTCTGCGGCGGCACCTCGCAGCTGATCCAGTACGGCTTCGAGACCCTCACCGAGGCCGGCTACCAGCCGCAGATCGCCTACTTCGAGGTGCTCCACGAGCTGAAGCTCATCGTCGACCTGATCTGGGAGGGCGGCCTCGCCAAGCAGCGCTGGTCGGTCTCCGACACCGCCGAGTTCGGCGACTACGTCTCGGGCCCCCGCGTCATCACGCCCGACGTGAAGGAGAACATGAAGGCCGTCCTCGCCGACATCCAGTCGGGCGCGTTCGCCAAGCGGTTCATCGACGACCAGGACGCCGGCGCGCCCGAGTTCCTCGCCCTGCGCGCGAAGGCCGAGGCGCACCCGATCGAGGCCACCGGCAAGGAGCTCCGCGCCCTGTTCGCGTGGAAGCAGCAGGACGCCGACTATGTGGACGGTCACGCCGCCCGCTAG